TGTTGACGTTATTACCGGCGTAATCAAAGCCAACATACCTTCTCGTATAGCCTTCGGTGTATCCTCACAGGTGGATTCTCGAACCATTCTGGATATGGGTGGGGCCGAGAAACTGTTGGGTCGCGGAGACATGTTATTCATGCCAATGGGCGCATCGAAACCGGTTCGCGTACAAGGTGCTTTTATGAGTGATGAAGAAGTGGAAAATATTGTTAATTATGTACGTGGTCAAGGTGAAGCACAGTATGATGAGTCCCTTGTACCTGAGGTGGACGACTCTATCCAGGCTGAAGATGAAGTACAGGACGAGTTATACGAAAAGGCAGTACAGATTATTCTGGAGGCCAAGCAAGCGTCTGTTTCTCTGCTACAACGTCGAATGCGAGTAGGATACACCCGTGCCGCACGTTTGATTGACTCCATGGAATCCCGGGGCGTGATTGGTCCTTACGAGGGTAGCAAACCACGGGAAGTGTTGGTCTCGCTTGAAGAGTACCAACAAAACAAAATAAGCTCGTAGCTTGTAATGCACATGAATATTCAGGCGATTCGAGCCCTCAACCTTAATGGTTGGGGGCTTTTTTCATACAATTTGACTGAAGTTTTACCATGATGTCCAATGATCGGATGATTTGGTGCATAGGAAGCAGGCAGGCTTGTCATAATAACCTTAGCGATTCTGTTAATCCCACAAGAGAAAGGTAGAGCACAGTCGATGCGAAAAATGAACCTATGGCTTTTCACTGCTATTTTGCTGATATCCGCATTGGGAATTCGTTATTTGCTTCCTGGGAATGCAGCAACTGAAAGTTCAGCCGAGCGTACACCGCAGTTAGAAGAAAAGGCCTTGCCTACGTTTAGCAGCAATACAGTGAAATATGGAAGTTACGGTCAGGATGTATATGAGCTTCAGGGACGTCTGAAGTACCTGGGATTTTACAATGGTAAAATCGACAGTAATTTTGGCAGCAGCACACTGAAATCCGTCAAATGGTTTCAATCCGAGTTTGGCATGAAGGCAGATGGTGTGGTTGGAGCTGAGACCAAGCTCAAGCTGTACAATGCTTCAACCAGATGGTCGCCAACAGAGCCGCCGCTACACAAGGAATCCTCAGGTGGGGGTGGAGGCGGCAACAATACGGCAGATAAAGAGCAAGACAATATGGGATCTGCCAATGCCCTTGGTCTCTCAGAGAATGAACTCAAGATTATGGCTAACGCTGTATATGGTGAAGCCCGGGGTGAACCGTTTGAAGGTCAAGTCGCAGTAGCAGCAGTAATTTTGAATCGCGTAAATTCACCAAGTTTTCCAAGTACGCCTTCTGGTGTGATTTTTCAACCAGGTGCATTTACGGCTGTAGCGGACGGACAGATCTATCTGGAACCAAACGCACAAGCCAAAAAGGCAGTTGAGCAGGCCCTGAATGGTTGGGATCCGTCCGGTGGATGTCTCTATTATTTTAACCCGAAGACAGCAACATCCAAATGGATCTGGACCCGCCCACAAGTGAAAACAATCGGACAGCATATCTTTTGTATGTGATGATGTTGGAAGCAACCAGAAGGCGTGACTTCGGTTGCTTCTTGCCTTTTGAATGGGTTAAAATGGTTGTTACGTTTAGCTTAATACGATTGCATGATAAATGACGCCGTAAAGGGGTTTTGACATTTGAATACATCAGGATTCGAACGAGGTAGCAAGAGAGAGTTTCGTATACATGTGCTTCCGACTAAACGTTTCAAAACGTTTGCTATATCGCTATATGCAGGAGTTCCCTTACGGGAAGATACAGTAACCAAAGTAGCGCTGACACCTTTTGTTCTGCGACGCGGCACGGAGTCCTATCCGGAAACAACGCAATTTCGTGAGCAACTGGAGCATCTGTATGGAGCAGGTTTTGGTTTTGACGTCTATAAACGCGGGGATTACCAGATTGTACAGTTCCGAATGGATACCATTAATGATTCCTTTGTTGGAGGGGATGAGCAGTTGCTGGATCGTTCATTTGCCTTCCTAGGAGAGGTTCTTACACGACCTGCACAGGAGAATGGACATTTCAGGACGTCTTATGTACAAGCAGAGCGAGAGACTGTTCGGAAAAAGCTGGAGTCCATCGTGAATGATAAAATGCGCTATGCGGCTGAACGCAGTATCGAGGAAATGTGCAAGAACGAGCCATACCGTCTTCATCCATTGGGTGAGCGAAAGGATCTGCCTGGGATTGAGCCCGACACACTGACTGCGTCTTATCAGGAGTGGCTGCAGCAGGCGAGTATGGATCTGTACGTGGTAGGGGATACGACACTGGAGGAGGTCGAGAACCTTGTTCAGCGTCATTTCAATGTAGATCGAACGTCCTCCTCTGATTACCAGACACAGGCAGCGGTTCGAGGAGATAAGGAAGTGGAGACCGTTGTTGAGCGACTGAATGTGAGTCAGGGAAAACTCAATATGGGACTCCGTACATCTATCACTTATGGAGATCCTCAGTATGCCGCAGCACTAATGTACAATGGGATTCTCGGTGGTTATCCTCATTCCAAACTGTTTGTAAATGTTCGTGAAAAAGAAAGCCTGGCGTATTACGCGTCTTCGCGTTATGACGGACATAAGGGCATTGCAACGATTCAATCCGGGATTGAAATCCCTAATTATGAGAAGGCTGTCACCATTATCAAGCAGCAGCTGGAAGAAATGAAAAGCGGTACAATCAGTGATCTGGAAATGTCTCAGACCAAAGCAATGATCCGTAACCTGCTTAAGGAAATGCAGGATTCTGCTTTTGAGATGATCGCTTATGACTTCAATCGACAGTTGTCTGGCAAAGAAAGAACGGCTGAAGAACTGTTGGCTCAGGTAGAACATATTAGCAAGGAAGATGTACGTGAGGCGGCAGAACAATTCCGTCTGGATACGATTTATTTCTTGCGGGACGAGAAGGAGGAATAATCGGTGGAGAGCATTCGGTATGAGCATTTGCAGGAGACACTATATTACGAAGTAATGGATAACGGACTGCATGTCTATATTTTGCCTAAACCGGGGTTCCAGAAAACGTATGCTACGTTTGCAACCAAGTATGGATCGGTGGATAATCATTTTCAGGTTGAAGGGCAGGAAGAAGTGAAGGTCCCGGATGGGATTGCCCATTTCCTGGAGCACAAAATGTTTGAAGAACCAACAGGTGATATTTTTGCAACATTTGCGTCTCATGGTGCTTCAGCTAACGCATTTACGAGCTTTGATCAGACGGTTTATTTGTTTTCAGCGACCGAATATGTGAATGAAAATATACAAACATTAGTCGACTTTGTGCAAAATCCTTACTTCACGGATCAAAATGTGGAAAAGGAAAAAGGCATTATCGGACAGGAAATTGACATGTATGCTGATAATCCGGACTGGCGTGTTTATTTTGGATTGATTGAAGCCATGTATCAGAAACATCCGGTGCATATCGATATAGCAGGAACGGTGGAATCCATCCGTACGATTACCAAAGAGATGTTATATGAGTGTTATAACACCTTCTATCACCCGAGTAATATGCTCTTGTTTGTGGTGGGTGGTGTAGATCCACAAGAAGTCATTGATATGGTTCGATCGAACCAGGAGCAGAAGGATTATAAGCCACAGGGGAGCATTCAACGTTTCTTCGAACCGGAGCCTGAGCAAGTAGGAGAAGCCAGACGGGAAGCGAAACTGGCTGTTTCACTGCCCAAATGTCTGTTTGGATTCAAGGAGACGGACCTTGGACTTACCGGAGAAAAATTGTTACGGCGAGATATGACAACGCAGCTGATGATGGACCTTTTGTTTGGTTCAAGCACACGATTATTTCAGAAGCTCTACGATGAAGATCTGATCTCGGACAGCTTTGGACATGAGTATAACAGTTCGCCGCAATATGCGTTTTCAGCCATTGGTGGTGATACAAAAGACCCGGATCAACTGCTCGCGCGTATACGTGAAGAAGTGGATGCCATTGTAGAAAAAGGGTTCGAATCCACGGATTTTGAACGTGCACGCAAAAAGAAAATAGGCGGATATTTGCGTATGCTCAATTCTCCGGAGAACATTGCGCATGAATTTACACGTCAGCAATTCCGTGGCGGTGATTTTTTCAATATGCTCCCGCTCTATGAATCGATTACACTGGAAGATGTAAATCTCAGACTGAGAGAGCATATTCGCTGGGATCAACTGGCTGTATCGCTAGTCGTGAGTCCTTGATATGGAGAGGGGAACAGGACAATTGAAGGCAATCGGGGAAATGACTGTACTG
This Paenibacillus xylanexedens DNA region includes the following protein-coding sequences:
- the sleB gene encoding spore cortex-lytic enzyme; amino-acid sequence: MRKMNLWLFTAILLISALGIRYLLPGNAATESSAERTPQLEEKALPTFSSNTVKYGSYGQDVYELQGRLKYLGFYNGKIDSNFGSSTLKSVKWFQSEFGMKADGVVGAETKLKLYNASTRWSPTEPPLHKESSGGGGGGNNTADKEQDNMGSANALGLSENELKIMANAVYGEARGEPFEGQVAVAAVILNRVNSPSFPSTPSGVIFQPGAFTAVADGQIYLEPNAQAKKAVEQALNGWDPSGGCLYYFNPKTATSKWIWTRPQVKTIGQHIFCM
- the yfmF gene encoding EF-P 5-aminopentanol modification-associated protein YfmF, with the translated sequence MNTSGFERGSKREFRIHVLPTKRFKTFAISLYAGVPLREDTVTKVALTPFVLRRGTESYPETTQFREQLEHLYGAGFGFDVYKRGDYQIVQFRMDTINDSFVGGDEQLLDRSFAFLGEVLTRPAQENGHFRTSYVQAERETVRKKLESIVNDKMRYAAERSIEEMCKNEPYRLHPLGERKDLPGIEPDTLTASYQEWLQQASMDLYVVGDTTLEEVENLVQRHFNVDRTSSSDYQTQAAVRGDKEVETVVERLNVSQGKLNMGLRTSITYGDPQYAAALMYNGILGGYPHSKLFVNVREKESLAYYASSRYDGHKGIATIQSGIEIPNYEKAVTIIKQQLEEMKSGTISDLEMSQTKAMIRNLLKEMQDSAFEMIAYDFNRQLSGKERTAEELLAQVEHISKEDVREAAEQFRLDTIYFLRDEKEE
- the yfmH gene encoding EF-P 5-aminopentanol modification-associated protein YfmH, which translates into the protein MESIRYEHLQETLYYEVMDNGLHVYILPKPGFQKTYATFATKYGSVDNHFQVEGQEEVKVPDGIAHFLEHKMFEEPTGDIFATFASHGASANAFTSFDQTVYLFSATEYVNENIQTLVDFVQNPYFTDQNVEKEKGIIGQEIDMYADNPDWRVYFGLIEAMYQKHPVHIDIAGTVESIRTITKEMLYECYNTFYHPSNMLLFVVGGVDPQEVIDMVRSNQEQKDYKPQGSIQRFFEPEPEQVGEARREAKLAVSLPKCLFGFKETDLGLTGEKLLRRDMTTQLMMDLLFGSSTRLFQKLYDEDLISDSFGHEYNSSPQYAFSAIGGDTKDPDQLLARIREEVDAIVEKGFESTDFERARKKKIGGYLRMLNSPENIAHEFTRQQFRGGDFFNMLPLYESITLEDVNLRLREHIRWDQLAVSLVVSP